A single window of Gadus morhua chromosome 22, gadMor3.0, whole genome shotgun sequence DNA harbors:
- the plekho1a gene encoding pleckstrin homology domain-containing family O member 1-A: MLDQVRVEEQVVLLHPTRDRVRIPPIRRLPSRGHLLSVSSSQGMLTLDLVEEEELHPGGAEVKGRQRSGTDASQLRPSPRGPATGSLPRGSERCWGRPRPEAPQTSRTSRPPHAQQVQSLTPQLGKRLSAQGRRRCSSMDQGLSSRPARIHFEFRAQGGGQGGGQGGGPGGAPGGGQGGGPGGGQGGGQGGGPLQSLIAQKMQRAQELLEELRLQELQEAGLGGGAPPLRKDIHSPRLRLLHRGPSPSRSPRSRSSDSIGLRGKEAYSRRGKGSPRSKARTRPSPPPPSSPSSPRLPSSSCSPDAPVLAQQSTSSPPLRSSEEPPPPPLLLDSHPPRRLSEESATASFSPEASKNACTSPALTPASPPAEEEQAKEKEEEESEQREEEEQCEEQEEEESEQCEEEEEEEGKSEQREEEQQREEEQEEEKSEQCEEEEVACRRAEAVRLLEEAVCSWKEAQEVLEEVKALQSLTLRRRRRTADGKTPPSPTATAAPPQGDALQGEDRPASVVDEDQSETS, encoded by the exons ATGCTGGACCAG gtccgggtggaggagcaggtggttCTGCTCCACCCAACCAGAGACCGCGTCCGGATCCCTCCAATCAGACGCCTTCCCAGTAGAGGACACCTGCTGAGTGTg TCCTCCTCCCAGGGCATGTTGACCCTtgacctggtggaggaggaggagctccatCCTGGGGgtgcagaggtcaaaggtcggcAGCGGTCCGGTACCGACGCCTCCCAGCTGCGGCCGAGCCCCAGGGGGCCGGCCACCGGCAGCCTGCCCAGAGGCAGCGAGCGCTGCTGGGGCCGGCCGCGCCCGGAGGCCCCTCagacctccaggacctccagacctccaCACGCACAG CAGGTCCAGTCGTTGACGCCCCAGCTTGGGAAGCGGCTCAGCGCCCAGGGCAGGAGGCGCTGCTCCTCCATGGACCAGGGCCTCTCCTCCAg ACCGGCGAGGATCCACTTTGAGTTCAGGGCtcagggtggaggtcagggtggaggtcagggtggaggtccggGTGGAGCTCCGGGtggaggtcagggtggaggtccgggtggaggtcagggtggaggtcagggtggaggtccgCTCCAGAGCCTCATCGCCCAGAAGATGCAGCGAGCTCAGGAGCTCCTGGAGGAGCTTAGGCTCCAG GAGCTGCAAGAGGCGGGGCTTGGAGGAGGAGCCCCTCCTCTCAGGAAGGACATCCACTCTCCACGACTCCGCCTCCTCCAtagaggcccctccccctccag GTCTCCCAGGAGCAGAAGCAGTGACTCTATTGGTCTGCGAGGGAAGGAGGCGTACagcaggagagggaaggggtctCCTCGATCTAAAGCACGGACccgcccctccccacctcccccctcctccccctcctccccgcgcctccccagctcctcctgcagcccAGATGCTCCTGTCCTGGCTCAACAgagcacctcctctcctcctctgaggaGCAGCGAggagcctccacctcctcctctcctcctcgactCCCATCCTCCTCGGAGGCTCAGCGAGGAGTCTGCCaccgcctccttctcccccgAGGCCTCGAAGAACGCCTGCACCTCCCCTGCCCTGACGCCCGCCTCCCCGCcggctgaggaggagcaggcgaaggagaaggaggaggaggagtctgagcagcgtgaggaggaggagcagtgtgaggagcaggaggaggaggagtctgagcagtgtgaggaggaggaggaggaggaggggaagtctgagcagcgtgaggaggagcagcagcgtgaggaggagcaggaggaggagaagtctgagcagtgtgaggaggaggaggtggcgtgtCGCCGTGCGGAGGCCGTGCGTCTCCTAGAGGAGGCGGTGTGCTCCTGGAAGGAGGcgcaggaggtgctggaggaggtgaaggcgCTGCAGAGTCTGACCCTGAGGAGGCGGCGCCGGACGGCCGACGGGAAGACTCCTCCGTCTCCCACGGCAACCGCCGCCCCCCCGCAGGGCGACGCCCTCCAGGGTGAGGATAGGCCCGCCTCTGTGGTAGACGAGGACCAATCAGAGACAAGCTGA